One stretch of Thermococcus sp. 21S9 DNA includes these proteins:
- the porA gene encoding pyruvate ferredoxin oxidoreductase — MAEYKPIRKVVSGNYAAAYAVKHARVQVVAAYPITPQTSIIEKIAEFIANGEADIQYVPVESEHSAMAASIGASAAGARAFTATSAQGLALMHEMLHWASGARLPVVMVDVNRAMAPPWSVWDDQTDSLSQRDTGWMQFYAENNQEVYDGVLMAFKIAETVNLPAMVIESAFILSHTYDVVEMIPQELVDEFLPPRKPLYDLADFSQPFSVGALGGPNDYYEFRYKIAKAMEDAVKVIKDVGKEFGERFGRDYSEMIEKGYVDDADFVFMGMGSLMGTVKEAVELLRKEGYKVGYAKVRWFRPFPKEELREIAESVKGIAVLDRNYSFGQEGILFNESKGVLYNTDARPIIKNYIVGLGGRDFTVPDVKAIAENMKKVIEAGKLDREVEWYHLKR, encoded by the coding sequence ATGGCGGAGTACAAGCCGATTAGGAAGGTTGTGAGCGGTAACTACGCGGCCGCTTACGCCGTTAAGCACGCCCGCGTCCAGGTCGTTGCCGCTTACCCAATCACCCCCCAGACGAGCATCATCGAGAAGATAGCCGAGTTCATAGCCAACGGAGAGGCCGACATCCAGTACGTCCCCGTCGAGAGCGAGCACTCCGCCATGGCCGCGAGCATTGGCGCTTCCGCCGCTGGGGCGAGAGCTTTCACCGCAACCTCTGCCCAGGGTCTGGCTTTGATGCACGAGATGCTCCACTGGGCGAGCGGTGCGAGGCTTCCGGTTGTGATGGTCGACGTTAACAGGGCCATGGCTCCCCCGTGGAGCGTCTGGGACGACCAGACCGACAGCCTGTCCCAGAGGGACACCGGCTGGATGCAGTTCTACGCCGAGAACAACCAGGAGGTTTACGACGGCGTTCTGATGGCCTTCAAGATAGCCGAGACCGTCAACCTTCCGGCAATGGTCATCGAGAGCGCCTTCATACTGAGCCACACCTACGACGTCGTCGAAATGATTCCGCAGGAGCTCGTTGACGAGTTCCTTCCGCCGAGGAAGCCCCTCTATGACCTCGCCGATTTCAGCCAGCCGTTCTCGGTTGGTGCCCTCGGTGGGCCGAACGACTACTACGAGTTCAGGTACAAGATAGCCAAGGCCATGGAGGACGCAGTCAAGGTCATCAAGGACGTTGGCAAGGAGTTCGGCGAGAGGTTTGGCAGGGACTACAGCGAGATGATTGAGAAGGGCTACGTTGACGATGCCGACTTCGTCTTCATGGGCATGGGTTCTCTCATGGGAACCGTTAAGGAGGCCGTCGAGCTCCTCAGGAAGGAGGGCTACAAGGTCGGCTACGCGAAAGTTAGATGGTTCCGCCCGTTCCCGAAGGAAGAACTGAGGGAGATAGCCGAGAGCGTCAAGGGCATAGCTGTCCTCGACAGGAACTACTCCTTCGGCCAGGAGGGCATACTCTTCAACGAGTCCAAGGGCGTTCTCTACAACACCGATGCCAGGCCGATAATCAAGAACTACATCGTCGGACTCGGTGGCAGGGACTTCACCGTTCCCGATGTAAAGGCCATAGCGGAGAACATGAAGAAGGTTATCGAGGCAGGAAAGCTCGATAGAGAGGTTGAGTGGTACCACCTCAAGAGGTGA
- a CDS encoding 3-methyl-2-oxobutanoate dehydrogenase subunit delta codes for MNTLFGEKKAQAEKLTFTSVEQYPEAPVSLGTTLSNFTGDWRTFIPVVDDNKCVKCYICWKFCPEPAIYIREDGYVGIDYDYCKGCGICANECPTNAITMEKEEK; via the coding sequence TTGAACACCTTGTTTGGAGAAAAGAAAGCCCAGGCTGAGAAGCTCACCTTCACCTCAGTGGAGCAGTACCCCGAGGCCCCGGTGAGCCTTGGCACAACGCTCAGCAACTTCACCGGCGACTGGAGAACCTTCATTCCCGTTGTGGATGACAACAAGTGCGTCAAGTGCTACATCTGCTGGAAGTTCTGCCCCGAGCCTGCAATCTACATCCGCGAGGACGGCTACGTCGGGATAGACTACGACTACTGTAAGGGATGCGGTATTTGTGCGAACGAGTGCCCGACGAACGCGATAACGATGGAGAAGGAGGAGAAGTGA
- a CDS encoding carboxymuconolactone decarboxylase family protein: MENGEVEVKLKEIEELLDRLGKEHPKEISAFSRFLRETLDNKALTTREKELIALALGIAQGCEWCIYLHTQKALDAGAKPEELIEAGLVAVLMAGGPALMHLIPLMKAIEKFKKE, from the coding sequence ATGGAGAACGGGGAAGTTGAAGTCAAACTTAAGGAGATTGAGGAGCTCCTCGACAGGCTCGGGAAGGAGCACCCGAAGGAGATTTCGGCCTTCTCAAGGTTCCTCCGCGAGACCCTCGACAACAAGGCCCTTACAACCAGGGAGAAGGAGCTCATAGCGCTCGCCCTCGGCATCGCCCAGGGCTGTGAGTGGTGCATCTACCTCCACACCCAGAAGGCTTTGGATGCCGGAGCGAAGCCGGAGGAGCTCATAGAGGCCGGTTTGGTCGCGGTTCTTATGGCCGGAGGCCCGGCTCTGATGCACCTCATACCGCTCATGAAGGCAATAGAGAAGTTCAAGAAGGAGTGA
- a CDS encoding lipopolysaccharide assembly protein LapB, protein MDKLKAYIIGFLVAVLAVAGFIVYNWGFWKLVQVILAIGFVGFTLALLFFTALTLYAESWKYGAVLAVLTAIAGYGSYLVLTWQKLEIVGGIIAFFILLFAFGIWYISEPDLSIADRFRSAEKLERMGRYKQAARKYEKAGNYEKAAEMYLKLGWLESAAWAYEKAGKYEKAAELYEKLYEKEKDTYYLKEAHEYWKKAGNMERAVKALEKYAEEEPWFWEDVAKLYEELGNEEKAREAWEKALEYYTKEAQEEGVFWEDVGNIARKLGKEELAREAYQKFLEYCLKEAEKDPMWWKHVAEAYEYLGEAENAEEARKKYEEYRQRILKANEETSHFPGN, encoded by the coding sequence ATGGACAAGCTGAAGGCCTATATAATCGGCTTCCTCGTTGCTGTCCTTGCGGTGGCCGGTTTCATAGTTTACAACTGGGGCTTCTGGAAGCTGGTCCAGGTAATCCTCGCGATAGGCTTCGTCGGGTTCACGCTCGCACTGCTGTTCTTCACGGCGCTGACCCTCTACGCCGAGAGCTGGAAGTACGGGGCAGTTCTGGCCGTTTTGACGGCAATAGCGGGCTACGGCTCCTACCTCGTGCTCACCTGGCAGAAGCTCGAAATCGTCGGGGGAATCATAGCGTTCTTCATCCTGCTCTTCGCCTTCGGAATATGGTACATAAGCGAGCCCGATTTGAGCATAGCGGACCGCTTCCGCTCTGCTGAAAAGCTCGAGAGGATGGGACGCTACAAGCAGGCCGCGAGGAAGTACGAGAAGGCCGGAAACTACGAGAAGGCGGCTGAGATGTACCTCAAGCTCGGCTGGCTTGAGAGCGCGGCGTGGGCCTACGAGAAGGCCGGGAAGTACGAGAAGGCCGCCGAGCTCTACGAGAAGCTCTACGAGAAGGAGAAGGACACCTACTACCTGAAGGAGGCCCACGAGTACTGGAAGAAAGCTGGAAACATGGAGAGGGCCGTTAAGGCGCTGGAGAAGTACGCCGAGGAGGAACCCTGGTTCTGGGAGGACGTTGCCAAGCTCTACGAGGAACTCGGAAACGAGGAGAAAGCCAGGGAAGCCTGGGAGAAGGCCCTTGAGTATTACACCAAGGAGGCTCAGGAGGAGGGCGTCTTCTGGGAGGACGTCGGCAACATAGCGAGGAAGCTCGGCAAGGAGGAGCTGGCCCGTGAGGCCTACCAGAAGTTCCTCGAGTACTGCCTCAAGGAAGCTGAAAAGGACCCGATGTGGTGGAAGCACGTTGCAGAAGCCTATGAGTACCTCGGCGAGGCGGAGAATGCCGAAGAAGCCAGGAAGAAGTACGAGGAGTACCGGCAGAGAATCCTCAAGGCCAACGAAGAAACCTCTCACTTCCCCGGGAATTAA
- the hflX gene encoding GTPase HflX has product MRAVGVIRYSRKERLSREEFEELLRSAGYEVLAVLEQNREEHPRYNIGKGKLEELKELVRELKPDKVVFANRLTPSQAYNLWKELKVEVIDRWQLVLEIFEKRAHSKEAKLQVELASLQYEVPLVKEAIRRIKLGDRAGFKGMGEYQTQQYLKHIRYRMGKIRKELERVKAEREIRRKKREEVGFILVSLAGYTNAGKSTLLNALAGESVEARNQMFTTLDTTTRRFKLGSKRVLVTDTVGFIDGLPPFIVEAFHSTLEEIVKADIVLLVLDSSEPWREIARKFRASINVLRELKALDKPLVVVLNKVDLIEREDAEEKARLLTELSENLGVSIEGVAKVSAKERQLDELYSLLERVLLKLPKYGAFELVVEDPSRVPAVMAFLSSVGEVLSVEYGDVTRIRAYVQTGMLKELTRMGVKIERLKHPGEAEELDEDEGNHDGR; this is encoded by the coding sequence ATGAGGGCAGTAGGCGTCATAAGGTACTCGCGAAAGGAGAGGCTCAGCAGGGAGGAGTTCGAGGAGCTCTTGAGAAGCGCCGGTTACGAGGTTCTGGCGGTTCTCGAGCAGAACAGGGAGGAGCACCCGCGCTACAACATCGGAAAGGGGAAGCTGGAGGAGCTTAAGGAGCTCGTCAGAGAGCTCAAACCGGACAAGGTGGTTTTTGCGAACCGCTTAACGCCTTCTCAGGCCTACAACCTCTGGAAAGAACTTAAAGTTGAGGTCATCGACCGCTGGCAACTCGTCCTTGAGATTTTTGAAAAGCGGGCCCACTCAAAGGAGGCCAAACTTCAGGTGGAACTCGCGAGCCTCCAGTACGAGGTTCCGCTCGTGAAGGAAGCGATAAGGCGGATAAAGCTCGGCGACAGGGCCGGTTTCAAGGGAATGGGTGAGTATCAAACCCAGCAGTACCTCAAGCACATCAGATACAGAATGGGCAAGATAAGGAAGGAACTTGAGCGGGTCAAGGCCGAGCGGGAAATCAGGAGGAAGAAGCGCGAGGAGGTCGGATTTATCCTCGTCTCCCTTGCTGGATACACGAACGCCGGCAAGTCAACGCTCCTCAACGCCTTGGCCGGGGAGAGCGTGGAAGCGAGGAACCAGATGTTCACGACCCTCGACACGACGACGAGGCGCTTCAAGCTCGGGAGCAAGAGGGTTCTCGTCACTGACACGGTCGGCTTCATAGACGGACTGCCACCTTTCATAGTCGAAGCCTTCCACTCGACGCTGGAGGAGATTGTCAAGGCTGACATAGTTCTCCTCGTCCTCGATTCGAGCGAGCCCTGGCGCGAGATAGCGAGGAAGTTCCGGGCGTCGATAAACGTTCTCCGCGAGCTCAAGGCCCTTGACAAGCCCCTGGTCGTTGTCCTCAACAAGGTTGACCTGATTGAGCGGGAAGATGCCGAGGAGAAGGCGAGGCTCCTGACTGAGCTGAGCGAGAACCTCGGGGTCTCGATTGAGGGAGTGGCGAAAGTTTCGGCCAAGGAGAGGCAACTTGACGAGCTTTACTCTCTCCTCGAACGGGTTCTCCTCAAGCTCCCCAAGTACGGGGCCTTTGAGTTAGTGGTTGAAGACCCCTCAAGGGTTCCGGCGGTGATGGCCTTCCTGAGCTCGGTTGGTGAGGTCCTGTCGGTTGAGTACGGCGACGTAACGAGGATTAGGGCCTACGTCCAGACCGGCATGCTGAAGGAGCTCACGAGAATGGGGGTAAAAATAGAGCGGTTAAAGCATCCCGGCGAAGCTGAAGAGCTTGACGAGGACGAAGGAAATCACGATGGCCGTTAA
- the porA gene encoding pyruvate synthase subunit PorA: MPIRTVMKANEAAAWAAKLAKPKVIAAFPITPSTLVPEKISEFVANGELDAEFIKVESEHSAISACVGASAAGVRTFTATASQGLALMHEILFIAAGMRLPIVIAVGNRALSAPINIWNDWQDTISERDTGWLQFYAENNQEALDLILIAYKVAEDERVLLPAMVGFDAFILTHTVEPVEIPDQELVDEFLGEYEPKHAYLDPKRPITQGTLAFPAHYMEARYKVWEANENARKVIDEVFAEFEKKFGRKYQKIEEYRTDDAEIIFVTMGSLAGTVKEYVDHLREKGVKAGAAKMTVYRPFPIEEVRELAKKAKVLALLEKNVTFSVGGALFQDFSRTLVNEKEKPVIVDFILGLGGRDVTFKDLDEALAIAQKALNGEEFDEVNWIGLRKEIL, translated from the coding sequence ATGCCGATTAGGACGGTTATGAAAGCCAACGAGGCGGCCGCCTGGGCCGCGAAGCTTGCCAAGCCGAAGGTCATAGCGGCCTTCCCGATTACTCCCTCGACGCTCGTCCCCGAGAAAATCAGCGAGTTCGTCGCCAACGGCGAGCTCGATGCGGAGTTCATCAAGGTCGAGAGCGAGCACTCGGCCATCTCGGCCTGTGTCGGTGCCTCAGCGGCCGGTGTTAGGACATTCACCGCGACAGCTTCCCAGGGTCTTGCCTTGATGCACGAGATACTCTTCATAGCAGCAGGAATGCGCCTTCCGATAGTCATAGCCGTTGGAAACAGGGCTCTCTCAGCTCCGATTAACATCTGGAACGACTGGCAGGACACCATCAGCGAGCGCGACACCGGATGGCTCCAGTTCTACGCCGAGAACAACCAGGAAGCTTTGGACCTCATCCTGATAGCCTACAAGGTCGCCGAGGACGAGAGGGTCCTTCTCCCGGCGATGGTCGGCTTCGACGCGTTCATCCTCACCCACACCGTCGAGCCCGTCGAGATTCCGGACCAGGAGCTCGTTGACGAGTTCCTCGGTGAGTACGAGCCGAAGCACGCTTACCTTGACCCGAAGAGGCCGATAACTCAGGGTACCCTTGCCTTCCCGGCCCACTACATGGAGGCCCGCTACAAGGTCTGGGAGGCCAACGAGAACGCGAGGAAGGTCATCGACGAGGTCTTTGCCGAGTTCGAGAAGAAGTTCGGCAGGAAGTACCAGAAGATTGAGGAGTACAGGACTGACGACGCCGAGATAATCTTCGTCACCATGGGCTCACTCGCCGGAACCGTCAAGGAGTACGTCGACCACCTCCGCGAGAAGGGGGTAAAGGCCGGAGCCGCGAAGATGACCGTTTACAGGCCGTTCCCGATTGAAGAGGTTCGCGAGCTGGCCAAGAAGGCTAAGGTTCTCGCTCTCCTCGAGAAGAACGTCACCTTCAGCGTCGGTGGAGCCCTCTTCCAGGACTTCAGCAGGACCCTCGTGAACGAGAAGGAGAAGCCGGTCATAGTGGACTTCATCCTTGGACTCGGTGGCAGGGACGTCACCTTCAAGGACCTTGACGAGGCCCTCGCGATTGCGCAGAAGGCCCTCAACGGAGAGGAGTTTGACGAGGTCAACTGGATAGGCCTTAGGAAGGAGATTCTGTGA
- a CDS encoding cation:proton antiporter produces MELILYLALMLLTAETFGWLFSRIGQPVVLGQIVGGILLGLAFPPTEEVKDISIIGVLMLLFLAGLESSVEELKSAGKSGFSVAFVGVVVAFAMGFGIAYPFKGFDQALLYGALTTPTSVSLTVRVLMEMDRLKSREGTTILTAAIVDDILGIIVLTVVISSLVSGGVSVVSLVEILAKVGVFIALMVFAMPRVLDYALRKVVRIGFADSTVTLSMAALFAFAYLAEHMNLASILGAYLLGLALSETEFRKPIFEHSRIIAHSVFVPLFFVDVGMNIPVKDLKSAGLFAILFSLVAIVSKVIGCGIGALIGGMSPREALRVGVGMIPRMGVELAMLAIAMKAGIVGSDAYLVIVLMIFLSTLVTPPLLKLAFRGQ; encoded by the coding sequence ATTGAGCTAATCCTCTACCTCGCGCTCATGCTTTTAACGGCGGAAACCTTTGGCTGGCTGTTCTCAAGGATTGGACAGCCCGTGGTTCTCGGCCAGATAGTGGGTGGAATCCTCCTCGGGTTGGCGTTCCCGCCGACGGAGGAAGTGAAGGACATCTCCATAATAGGCGTCCTGATGCTCCTCTTCTTGGCCGGCCTTGAGAGTAGCGTCGAAGAGCTCAAGAGCGCCGGCAAGAGCGGTTTTTCCGTCGCTTTCGTCGGGGTTGTTGTGGCCTTCGCAATGGGCTTTGGTATCGCTTATCCCTTCAAGGGCTTTGACCAGGCCCTCCTCTACGGCGCTCTGACCACTCCAACGAGCGTTAGCCTTACCGTCAGGGTTCTGATGGAGATGGACCGGCTGAAGAGCCGTGAGGGAACCACAATCCTCACCGCGGCGATAGTCGACGACATACTCGGCATAATCGTTCTGACGGTCGTTATTTCCTCCCTCGTCTCCGGGGGCGTCAGCGTCGTCAGTCTCGTTGAAATCCTCGCCAAGGTTGGCGTTTTCATAGCCCTGATGGTCTTCGCGATGCCGAGGGTTCTCGACTACGCCCTCAGGAAGGTCGTGAGGATAGGCTTCGCGGATTCGACGGTTACCCTCTCGATGGCCGCCCTCTTCGCCTTCGCCTACCTTGCGGAGCACATGAACCTTGCATCTATCCTGGGTGCCTATCTGCTCGGCCTCGCGCTGAGCGAAACCGAGTTCAGGAAGCCGATTTTCGAGCACTCGAGGATAATAGCCCACTCCGTCTTCGTCCCGCTGTTCTTCGTCGACGTGGGAATGAACATACCTGTTAAAGACCTCAAGAGCGCCGGGCTCTTTGCCATTCTCTTCAGCCTCGTGGCGATAGTGAGCAAGGTAATCGGCTGTGGAATCGGGGCGCTAATCGGCGGTATGAGCCCGAGGGAAGCCCTGCGCGTCGGCGTTGGAATGATTCCGAGAATGGGCGTCGAGCTCGCGATGCTGGCGATAGCGATGAAGGCCGGCATAGTCGGGAGCGATGCCTACCTCGTGATAGTCCTGATGATATTCCTGAGCACCCTCGTTACACCACCGCTCCTCAAGCTTGCCTTCAGGGGTCAGTAA
- the porD gene encoding pyruvate synthase subunit PorD, translated as MAESPFKADIERVQKEYSEKMTPGAIAYIPGSSVINKTGSWRVFMPEFNRDKCVRCYLCYIYCPEPAIYLDEENYPVFDYDYCKGCGICANECPTDAIIMVRETK; from the coding sequence ATGGCTGAGAGCCCGTTTAAGGCCGACATAGAGAGGGTTCAGAAGGAGTATAGCGAAAAGATGACGCCGGGAGCGATTGCCTACATCCCGGGGAGTAGCGTAATCAACAAGACCGGTTCCTGGCGTGTCTTCATGCCGGAGTTCAACAGGGACAAGTGCGTTAGGTGCTACCTCTGCTACATCTACTGCCCGGAGCCGGCCATCTACCTCGACGAGGAGAACTACCCGGTCTTCGACTACGACTACTGTAAGGGTTGTGGAATCTGCGCGAACGAGTGCCCGACCGACGCGATAATAATGGTTAGGGAGACCAAGTGA
- a CDS encoding inorganic phosphate transporter, with the protein MEGLAVAIIAVAFYIAWNIGSNDSANAMGTAVGSGILSFRQATLTIAIFVVLGAYLKGYKVMKTVGEGIVPEGFLTMEMALIALLAAGIWVTIATVRGLPVSTTQSIVGGVIGVGLAMKAPVNWFTLGKIAAAWVISPILSGILAMVLYKFYSKVISEIKSVSTIEALYKALAILGGSYMAFNFGTNEVANASGPIVGAGFMEPKTAGVLVAISLAIGSLTFSYAVMHTVGKKITALGPISAFAAQFGSAISVSLANFLGLPVSSSQSIVGGVVGVGLVVGQGVDRRVIRDILFGWVATPLTAIVISFVLVKLFSFAGML; encoded by the coding sequence ATGGAGGGGCTCGCGGTAGCTATAATCGCAGTGGCTTTCTATATAGCCTGGAACATAGGCTCAAATGATTCGGCGAACGCTATGGGAACCGCCGTCGGTTCGGGAATACTGAGCTTTCGCCAGGCGACGCTCACGATAGCGATATTCGTGGTCCTCGGGGCATACCTGAAGGGCTACAAGGTCATGAAGACGGTCGGAGAGGGCATAGTTCCCGAGGGTTTTCTCACGATGGAGATGGCATTGATAGCGCTCCTCGCCGCCGGAATCTGGGTCACGATAGCAACCGTGAGGGGCCTTCCGGTCTCCACGACCCAGTCGATAGTCGGTGGCGTTATAGGCGTCGGTCTCGCGATGAAGGCCCCGGTGAACTGGTTCACCCTCGGGAAGATAGCGGCCGCTTGGGTTATCTCACCGATACTCTCGGGAATCCTTGCGATGGTTCTCTACAAGTTCTATTCGAAGGTGATTTCGGAAATCAAGAGCGTCTCGACAATTGAAGCCCTCTACAAGGCCCTCGCGATTTTAGGCGGTTCTTACATGGCCTTCAACTTCGGAACCAACGAAGTTGCCAACGCCTCGGGTCCGATAGTCGGGGCAGGCTTCATGGAGCCCAAGACGGCGGGCGTTCTCGTCGCTATAAGCCTGGCCATCGGTTCCCTGACCTTCAGCTACGCGGTGATGCACACCGTTGGAAAGAAGATAACGGCCCTCGGTCCGATTTCAGCCTTCGCGGCCCAGTTCGGCTCGGCGATATCAGTTAGCCTCGCCAACTTCCTCGGACTGCCGGTCAGCTCAAGTCAGTCAATAGTCGGTGGCGTTGTCGGAGTCGGCCTCGTCGTCGGTCAGGGCGTTGACAGAAGGGTAATCAGGGACATACTCTTCGGCTGGGTCGCGACGCCTTTAACGGCCATCGTGATTTCCTTCGTCCTCGTCAAGCTCTTCAGCTTCGCCGGGATGCTTTAA
- a CDS encoding nascent polypeptide-associated complex protein, whose amino-acid sequence MMGMNPRQMKKLMRQFGIKMEEMEGVKEVVLKLEGKEIVLKDPVVTVMVVQGEKTYQIVPGSEEVREVIEIPEEDIELVMEQAGVDRETALKALKETKGDIAEAILKLSGE is encoded by the coding sequence ATGATGGGAATGAACCCCAGGCAGATGAAGAAGCTCATGCGCCAGTTCGGAATAAAGATGGAGGAGATGGAGGGCGTTAAGGAGGTCGTTCTTAAGCTTGAGGGCAAGGAAATCGTCCTTAAGGACCCCGTCGTCACGGTCATGGTCGTTCAGGGCGAGAAGACCTACCAGATTGTCCCCGGGAGCGAGGAGGTAAGGGAGGTCATTGAGATTCCAGAGGAGGACATCGAGCTCGTCATGGAGCAGGCCGGCGTTGACAGGGAAACCGCGCTCAAAGCGCTGAAAGAAACGAAAGGGGACATAGCGGAGGCAATCCTCAAGCTGAGCGGGGAGTAA
- a CDS encoding pyruvate/ketoisovalerate ferredoxin oxidoreductase subunit gamma, which yields MIEIRFHGRGGQGAVTAANILASAAFKQGKYVQAFPFFGVERRGAPVTAFTRIDDKPIRIKTQIYEPDIVVVLDPSLLDTVDVTAGLKDGGTVIVNTEKSKDEVLAKLKKKPAKLALVDATTIALDILGLPITNTAILGAVAKATGVVELKYVQEAIKETFSGTLGEKNAKAAEEAFNKTVVYEL from the coding sequence ATGATTGAGATACGTTTTCACGGTAGGGGTGGACAGGGTGCCGTTACGGCCGCCAACATCTTAGCCTCTGCAGCGTTCAAGCAGGGCAAATACGTCCAGGCGTTCCCCTTCTTCGGTGTTGAGAGGCGTGGAGCCCCTGTTACGGCCTTCACCAGAATTGACGACAAGCCGATAAGGATTAAGACCCAGATTTACGAACCTGATATAGTCGTCGTCCTTGACCCGAGCCTTCTCGACACCGTTGACGTTACCGCCGGTCTCAAGGACGGTGGAACCGTCATCGTCAACACCGAGAAGAGCAAGGACGAGGTTCTCGCCAAGCTCAAGAAGAAGCCGGCCAAGCTTGCCCTCGTCGACGCCACCACGATAGCTCTTGACATACTCGGTCTCCCGATTACCAACACGGCCATACTCGGTGCCGTCGCCAAAGCCACCGGCGTCGTCGAGCTCAAGTACGTCCAGGAGGCCATTAAGGAGACCTTCTCAGGAACCCTCGGTGAGAAGAACGCCAAGGCCGCCGAAGAGGCCTTCAACAAGACCGTTGTCTACGAGCTCTAA
- a CDS encoding cyclic nucleotide-binding/CBS domain-containing protein, whose amino-acid sequence MDEEKPKLNIAKLSKMPIRLAMEEKFLRLSPDDRVEDLIKGLEHRTCAVVTDESGKLLGFISVDEIINLLLPPSDYVLVGLDALREAHFDWDRPVKEIMNTRPITLSPNDTLGYALSMMMETGVRQFPVVEKKKVVGTFSAQSVIRLLRVFAR is encoded by the coding sequence TTGGACGAGGAAAAGCCGAAGCTGAACATAGCGAAGCTCTCCAAGATGCCGATAAGGCTCGCGATGGAGGAGAAGTTCCTTCGCCTGAGCCCGGACGACAGGGTCGAGGACCTAATCAAGGGGCTCGAGCACAGAACCTGTGCTGTAGTGACCGACGAATCCGGAAAACTGCTCGGCTTCATCTCAGTTGACGAGATAATAAACCTCCTCCTTCCGCCGTCCGATTACGTTCTCGTTGGCCTCGACGCCCTCAGGGAGGCCCACTTCGACTGGGACAGGCCCGTGAAGGAGATAATGAATACCCGGCCCATAACGCTCTCCCCGAACGATACGCTCGGCTACGCCCTGAGTATGATGATGGAAACCGGCGTGAGGCAGTTCCCGGTTGTCGAGAAGAAGAAAGTCGTCGGAACCTTCTCGGCTCAGAGCGTTATACGCTTGCTCAGGGTCTTCGCGCGGTGA
- a CDS encoding 3-methyl-2-oxobutanoate dehydrogenase subunit beta, protein MEIPENVRKRLSIPAEEHFFAGHTACQGCGASLGIRYVLKAYGRKTIFVIPACCSTIIAGPWPYTALDANLFHTAFETTGAVISGIEAALKARGIKVKGDDGVMVVGWAGDGGTADIGLQALSGFLERGHDAVYIMYDNEAYMNTGIQRSSSTPYGAWTTNTPGGKRHFLEKRHKKKVIDIVIAHEVPYAATASVAFPEDFIRKLKKARKVEGPAFIQLFAPCPTGWRSPTDKSIEIARLAVQTAYFPLFEYENGKYKINMPSPKKEPKPIEEFLKLQGRFKYMTKEDIENLQSWVLREWEKLKKLAEVFG, encoded by the coding sequence ATGGAGATTCCCGAGAACGTTAGGAAAAGGCTGAGCATTCCCGCCGAGGAGCACTTCTTTGCCGGTCACACGGCCTGTCAGGGCTGTGGCGCCTCGCTCGGAATAAGGTACGTCCTCAAGGCCTACGGCAGGAAGACCATCTTCGTCATCCCGGCGTGCTGTTCGACCATCATAGCCGGTCCCTGGCCCTACACCGCGCTTGACGCTAACCTCTTCCACACAGCTTTCGAGACCACAGGTGCTGTCATAAGCGGTATTGAAGCTGCCTTAAAGGCGAGGGGAATAAAGGTCAAGGGCGACGACGGGGTTATGGTCGTCGGCTGGGCCGGCGACGGTGGTACAGCGGACATAGGCCTTCAGGCTTTGAGTGGCTTCCTCGAGAGGGGCCACGACGCGGTCTACATAATGTACGACAACGAGGCTTACATGAACACCGGAATTCAGAGGTCGAGCTCAACTCCCTACGGAGCTTGGACCACTAACACTCCAGGAGGAAAGAGGCACTTCCTTGAGAAGAGGCACAAGAAGAAGGTCATCGACATCGTCATCGCCCACGAGGTTCCCTACGCCGCGACCGCGAGCGTCGCCTTCCCGGAGGACTTCATAAGGAAGCTCAAGAAGGCCAGGAAGGTTGAGGGTCCGGCCTTCATACAGCTCTTCGCTCCCTGTCCGACCGGCTGGCGCTCACCGACCGACAAGAGCATCGAGATAGCCCGCCTGGCAGTTCAGACCGCATACTTCCCGCTCTTCGAGTACGAGAACGGCAAGTACAAGATAAACATGCCATCGCCCAAGAAGGAGCCGAAGCCGATTGAGGAGTTCCTCAAGCTCCAGGGCAGGTTCAAGTACATGACCAAGGAGGACATCGAGAACCTCCAGAGCTGGGTGCTTCGCGAGTGGGAGAAGCTCAAGAAGCTCGCCGAGGTCTTCGGCTGA